The Penaeus chinensis breed Huanghai No. 1 chromosome 6, ASM1920278v2, whole genome shotgun sequence genomic interval TCACCATCAGTTTGTAGTCTCCAAGGATTCGAGCCATGAAGTACCTGATTTTTTCTGGTTAGCGTGGCTtatgaaatccttttttttttttttttttggaataaaCCAAATATATTGATCTTTTTCTGGTTAGCGTAGATTATGAAATAGGATctttaatatacaaaatatttcatCACTTACAACTACAAGtacaaataacgataattaattattctcttgtttgttttgttttctacagCCGTTCTCTGCGTCGTTGTGGCGGACACTCACAGTGGCTTCGGAGTGCCCTCTCCTCCCGGCAACGGCTAGGCTCCCCCCCAGCAACACCTATGGCACGCCCAACAGTGGGTACGGAGTAGACCCTGAGATTGCCGCTTTGGCCGAGAACATTCCCGGGGGCGGCGTCCTcggcgaggactaccccatcttggcttccgtgcccgacaccggcttctcgtgcgatgcccaggcggtgcaaggttattacgccgacactgcagctgaagccggctgccaggtgttccatatctgccaggaccgcgccctcaggcgccaacaggactcgttcctgtgccccaacggtaccatcttcaaccagcagtacctggtatgtgactggtggttcaacgtggactgttcTCAAGCTGAGAGCTTCTACTCCGTCAACGAACTCATCGGAGTCGTTCCCGACGCCGGTTATGCTTACGCTGCCGCTACCAATGGTCTTACCggtggcaacggcaatggatatggaaatggaaggaaatgaTATGGTA includes:
- the LOC125026602 gene encoding uncharacterized protein LOC125026602; this translates as MYSLVLSAVLCVVVADTHNGFGAPSPPSNGYAPPSNTYGTPNGGYGVDPEIAALAENIPGGGVPGEDYPILASVPDTGFSCDAQAVQGYYADTAAEAGCQVFHICQDRALRRQQDSFLCPNGTIFNQQYLVCDWWFNVDCSQAESFYSVNELIGVVPDAGYAYAAATNGLTGGNGNGYGNGRK